One window of Manihot esculenta cultivar AM560-2 chromosome 17, M.esculenta_v8, whole genome shotgun sequence genomic DNA carries:
- the LOC110605084 gene encoding cyclin-dependent kinase A-2 isoform X1 — protein MDEYDILERLGSGGFGVVWEVIHRSNGTRWAMKRLTLNREDEHGVPPCIFREACIMRDIHHPNIARLEHCFIHNGHIYFVMELLDQTLSEHITRLGGGLLDIKSFLRQILEGVAHCHSLGILHRDLKLSNLMLKGNQLKIIDFGLARGFISTDGDLSPQIGTYAYMAPEILLGSTSYAAAADMWSVGCIFAEMVLRDEFVFGNSELDVMLMICKKMGLPNEEIWPGVSSLTYWEEFMERISNCPPTQQDFAEYFLKKSGYALDDSGIDLLLRLLTYNPAKRISASEALNHPYLHT, from the exons ATGGATGAATATGACATACTTGAGCGTCTTGGCTCTGGCGGATTCGGTGTAGTCTGGGAAGTTATCCACAGGTCTAATGGTACAAGGTGGGCAATGAAGAGATTGACATTGAACCGTGAGGATGAGCACGGTGTTCCACCTTGTATATTTAGGGAGGCGTGTATCATGAGGGATATACACCATCCGAACATAGCAAG GTTGGAACACTGTTTCATCCACAATGGACACATCTACTTCGTGATGGAATTATTAGATCAAACTCTATCGGAGCATATCACTAGGCTAGGTGGAGGTTTGCTTGATATTAAA TCTTTTTTAAGACAAATTCTTGAGGGAGTAGCACATTGCCACTCTTTAGGGATTCTCCATCGGGACCTAAAATTGAGCAATTTGATGCTGAAAGGAAATCAGTTAAAAATCATTGATTTTGGGCTGGCTAGAGGCTTCATATCTACCGATGGTGATCTTAGTCCGCAG ATTGGAACATATGCTTATATGGCACCGGAAATTTTGCTAGGCTCGACTAGTTATGCTGCAGCTGCAGATATGTGGTCTGTAGGTTGCATTTTCGCAGAGATGGTGCTTAGGGATGAGTTCGTTTTTGGGAACTCTGAACTGGATGTCATGTTAATGATCTGCAA GAAAATGGGCCTTCCAAATGAGGAGATTTGGCCTGGAGTCTCTTCATTGACATATTGGGAGGAGTTCATGGAGAGGATATCTAATTGTCCTCCAACGCAG CAGGATTTTGCAGAATACTTTCTTAAGAAAAGTGGATATGCACTTGATGACTCCGGAATAGATTTACTTCTG AGGCTTCTTACATATAATCCTGCCAAGAGAATTAGTGCTTCAGAAGCGCTAAATCATCCCTACCTGCATACTTAG
- the LOC110605084 gene encoding cyclin-dependent kinase A-2 isoform X2: MDEYDILERLGSGGFGVVWEVIHRSNGTRWAMKRLTLNREDEHGVPPCIFREACIMRDIHHPNIARLEHCFIHNGHIYFVMELLDQTLSEHITRLGGGLLDIKSFLRQILEGVAHCHSLGILHRDLKLSNLMLKGNQLKIIDFGLARGFISTDGDLSPQIGTYAYMAPEILLGSTSYAAAADMWSVGCIFAEMVLRDEFVFGNSELDVMLMICKKMGLPNEEIWPGVSSLTYWEEFMERISNCPPTQDFAEYFLKKSGYALDDSGIDLLLRLLTYNPAKRISASEALNHPYLHT, encoded by the exons ATGGATGAATATGACATACTTGAGCGTCTTGGCTCTGGCGGATTCGGTGTAGTCTGGGAAGTTATCCACAGGTCTAATGGTACAAGGTGGGCAATGAAGAGATTGACATTGAACCGTGAGGATGAGCACGGTGTTCCACCTTGTATATTTAGGGAGGCGTGTATCATGAGGGATATACACCATCCGAACATAGCAAG GTTGGAACACTGTTTCATCCACAATGGACACATCTACTTCGTGATGGAATTATTAGATCAAACTCTATCGGAGCATATCACTAGGCTAGGTGGAGGTTTGCTTGATATTAAA TCTTTTTTAAGACAAATTCTTGAGGGAGTAGCACATTGCCACTCTTTAGGGATTCTCCATCGGGACCTAAAATTGAGCAATTTGATGCTGAAAGGAAATCAGTTAAAAATCATTGATTTTGGGCTGGCTAGAGGCTTCATATCTACCGATGGTGATCTTAGTCCGCAG ATTGGAACATATGCTTATATGGCACCGGAAATTTTGCTAGGCTCGACTAGTTATGCTGCAGCTGCAGATATGTGGTCTGTAGGTTGCATTTTCGCAGAGATGGTGCTTAGGGATGAGTTCGTTTTTGGGAACTCTGAACTGGATGTCATGTTAATGATCTGCAA GAAAATGGGCCTTCCAAATGAGGAGATTTGGCCTGGAGTCTCTTCATTGACATATTGGGAGGAGTTCATGGAGAGGATATCTAATTGTCCTCCAACGCAG GATTTTGCAGAATACTTTCTTAAGAAAAGTGGATATGCACTTGATGACTCCGGAATAGATTTACTTCTG AGGCTTCTTACATATAATCCTGCCAAGAGAATTAGTGCTTCAGAAGCGCTAAATCATCCCTACCTGCATACTTAG